One genomic window of Geoanaerobacter pelophilus includes the following:
- a CDS encoding DegT/DnrJ/EryC1/StrS family aminotransferase — translation MNIPFLDLKAQYKSIKDEVNPAIQDVLDNTAYVMGKAVADFEAAFAFEHGVKHCLGTSSGTDGNHMVLWGLGVGSGDEVIIPANTFIATAWGATLCGATPVFVDCDPISYNIDPSKVEEAITSRTKAIVAVHLYGQPADMDALQAIATKHGIHLIEDCAQAHLAEYKNKRVGGFGRAASFSFYPGKNLGAYGEAGAVTTTDDDLAKKFRMIRDHGTLTKYNHEIYGHNYRMEGIQGAVLGVKLKHLNTWTEGRRRVASRYCEMLSGLDELMLPTEVSDRRHVYHLFVVQAPLRRDDLVKYLNEKGIATGLHYPVPLHMQPCFSHLNYDRGVMPVAEQLAENGLSLPMYPELTDEQLTYISNNIRHFFMK, via the coding sequence ATGAACATCCCATTTCTTGACCTTAAAGCACAATACAAATCAATTAAAGACGAAGTCAATCCAGCAATTCAGGATGTCCTTGACAATACTGCTTATGTCATGGGTAAAGCAGTTGCAGATTTTGAAGCAGCATTTGCTTTTGAACATGGCGTGAAACATTGCCTAGGCACTAGTTCTGGCACTGACGGCAACCATATGGTGCTCTGGGGTCTTGGGGTAGGCTCTGGCGATGAGGTTATCATCCCTGCTAATACTTTCATTGCAACCGCGTGGGGTGCAACCCTGTGTGGTGCAACTCCAGTTTTTGTAGATTGCGACCCAATCAGCTACAATATTGATCCTTCAAAGGTTGAAGAGGCCATCACCTCGAGGACTAAGGCCATTGTTGCTGTGCATTTGTATGGGCAACCTGCTGATATGGATGCTCTGCAGGCAATTGCAACGAAACATGGCATTCACCTTATCGAGGACTGTGCTCAGGCGCATCTTGCAGAGTATAAGAACAAACGTGTGGGAGGTTTTGGGAGGGCAGCGTCATTCAGTTTCTATCCCGGAAAGAACCTCGGTGCTTATGGTGAAGCGGGCGCAGTAACAACTACTGATGATGACTTGGCAAAAAAGTTTAGAATGATTCGAGACCATGGGACACTTACAAAATACAACCATGAAATCTATGGCCACAACTATCGGATGGAGGGGATTCAGGGAGCTGTCTTAGGTGTCAAACTGAAACACCTCAATACTTGGACTGAAGGTCGGCGAAGAGTTGCTTCTCGTTACTGCGAGATGCTTTCTGGCCTAGATGAGCTAATGCTACCGACGGAGGTTTCAGATCGTCGTCATGTATACCACCTTTTTGTTGTACAGGCTCCGCTGAGACGGGACGATCTTGTGAAGTATCTCAATGAAAAAGGTATAGCAACTGGCTTGCATTACCCTGTACCGCTCCACATGCAACCTTGTTTCAGTCATCTTAACTATGATCGAGGTGTTATGCCTGTCGCTGAACAACTGGCTGAAAACGGCCTCTCTCTCCCAATGTATCCGGAGTTGACCGATGAACAGCTTACCTACATTTCCAATAACATCCGACATTTTTTTATGAAATGA
- a CDS encoding glycosyltransferase family 4 protein, whose protein sequence is MKIAFMGLKTFPPEHGGMETMTSAIVAELIKDPQFSVTVLPLYCSSQQTGTENLKVVPLRVRNIPYLRSILGGFAGAIKVYRIKPDVIHLNGLENAYLLPLLRLVGLKVVLNIRGTKWTLSRWGGSRLRISNLPILAGMLFFKINMKFFSLWANKIVTVNDVSLSQMPPLARQKATVIYNSLDVHLDEDKDVLKRHALSPSGYLMFIGRLVPLKGVHYLIEAYSKINEPNLPLVIVGRFDKNNLYHAYLKQLAGGSDVRFIGAYYSNTAYTLIKHSRLMVLPSETEGMAVTILEAAILGTPILTSDIPENTKLWGDSIFYFQNKQSLELKNQLNTLIKNKLLCQSKVEAAFDIANNKFNHKKQMSKMLSVYRDCV, encoded by the coding sequence ATGAAAATAGCGTTTATGGGATTAAAAACGTTTCCTCCTGAACATGGAGGTATGGAGACTATGACCTCTGCCATAGTAGCGGAATTAATAAAAGATCCTCAATTCTCAGTAACTGTGCTCCCTCTTTACTGCTCATCTCAGCAAACCGGTACAGAAAACCTGAAAGTGGTACCGTTACGGGTGAGAAATATTCCTTATTTAAGATCAATACTTGGAGGGTTCGCTGGTGCAATAAAAGTCTACAGAATTAAACCTGATGTTATTCACTTAAATGGCCTCGAAAATGCTTATTTGTTGCCATTGTTACGTTTGGTCGGTCTTAAGGTAGTGTTGAATATTAGGGGGACGAAATGGACTCTATCTCGATGGGGTGGAAGCCGTTTAAGAATCTCCAACCTGCCAATCTTAGCAGGGATGTTGTTTTTTAAAATAAACATGAAATTTTTTTCATTGTGGGCAAATAAAATTGTAACGGTTAATGATGTCTCGCTTTCGCAAATGCCGCCTTTAGCGCGCCAAAAGGCTACAGTTATTTATAACTCGCTAGACGTACATCTGGATGAAGACAAAGATGTCCTTAAGCGGCACGCTCTTTCTCCAAGCGGTTATCTTATGTTTATCGGAAGGCTTGTTCCATTAAAAGGGGTACACTACCTTATAGAGGCTTACTCTAAAATTAACGAGCCAAATTTGCCTCTTGTTATTGTAGGCCGGTTTGATAAAAACAACCTATATCATGCTTATTTAAAGCAATTGGCGGGTGGGAGTGATGTGAGATTCATTGGTGCGTATTATAGCAATACAGCTTATACATTAATCAAACATTCGAGACTTATGGTTTTGCCATCTGAAACGGAAGGAATGGCAGTTACTATTCTTGAGGCAGCAATCCTTGGTACGCCAATTTTGACCAGTGATATTCCTGAGAATACAAAGCTATGGGGAGATTCTATCTTCTATTTTCAAAACAAACAAAGTCTGGAACTAAAAAATCAATTAAACACTCTAATAAAAAATAAACTGCTTTGCCAATCGAAGGTAGAAGCGGCTTTTGATATTGCTAACAATAAGTTTAACCATAAAAAACAAATGTCAAAGATGTTGTCTGTTTACAGAGATTGTGTTTGA